The nucleotide window CGCCCGATAACAGGTGCGGCGCGTGCGTTTTGTACTCATACATACCAACGGTTTTCAAAGCCTCGTCCACACGGCGGCGGATCTCCACGGGCGGGTGGCCGAGGTTCTCCGGCGCAAAGGCGACATCCTCCTCCACAACGTTTGCAACGATCTGGTTGTCGGGATTCTGAAAAACCATACCGACGCACCGGCGGATATCAAGCAGGCGCTCCTCGTCGCACGTGTCCAGCCCGCCGACATAGACATGCCCACCCATCGGCAGCAAAATCGCGTTGAAATGCTTGGCCAGCGTCGTTTTCCCAGAGCCGTTGTGGCCGAGAATAGCCACAAAGGTCCCCTTTTCGATGGCAAGGTCAATGCCGTCAAGAACGATTTTCGGCGTCGCCGACTCCTGCTGCTGATAGGCGTAGGAGAGCTTTTCCGTTTTAATAATATGTTCCGTATAAGATGTTTTCATTGTCACCTTTCCCATCGGCATGTCGCGCCGCAGGGCAAAACGAGGCCGCTTTCCGTCACCGGCAAACCGAGTTCCCGGCTTTCGGCCCGTCCGCCGAAGCGCTTTGTATAAACCGTTTCGGCCATATACGTCAGCGTCGCCGGGGAGAGCCCCGTCGTGTACGAATTAATAAGAACGAACAGGGCGTCGTCACTTAAAACGTCCGCCGTCAGCTGAACTAGCGGAAAAAGGTCGTCCTCCAGCTTCCACACTTCGCCTGACGGCCCTCTGCCGTAAGACGGTGGGTCCATAATCAGCGCGTCATAACGCCGGCCGCGCCTAATTTCCCGCTCGAGGAATTTCACACAATCGTCGATAATCCAGCGGACTGAGCCACCGTCCAAACCGGATGTGCGGGCGTTCTCCCGCGCCCATGACACCATGCCGCGTGCCGCGTCAACATGGCAGACCGCCGCGCCCGCCGCCAAAGCGGCAACCGTCGCGCCGCCTGTATAGGCAAACAGATTCAAAACAGATATCTTTTTTGTTGAACCGCCGATTTTGTCACGAATAAAATCCCAGTTGGCGGCCTGCTCCGGGAAGAGCCCCGTATGCTTAAAGCTCATGGGCTTGATATTAAATTTTAGGTCGTCGTATGAAATCTGCCAGCTCTCTGGCAGGCTGCTTTTCTCCCACCGGCCGCCGCCGCTGGATGAACGGGCGTAGCGCGCGTCCGGTTTTTTCCATCCGGGGTGACACTTCGGCGTATCCCAGATGGCCTGCGGGTCCGGACGGACAAGCAGAAAGCTGCCCCACCGCTCCAGTTTTTCCCCGCCGGAACAGTCGAGCAGTTCATAATCCGTCCACTTGTCGGAAAGCCACATTGCTAAAATTCTCCTGTTTACCCGGCCGCTCGGCGCGAGCTTCATAAATTAACGTATTATATCACCGCGTGCCTGTCAAGTCAAACAAAACGCGCCCTTTCGGGCGCGCCGCAGCCTCGACGCATCGAAGCCTTTATGCATCCGAAAACGCTGTGTTTCCAATAATTTAAACTGGCAGGCCGATGCCTTGCGCGGTATGATGACAGCGTGGTTAACTGCCGCTACGGGAGGTTATATTGTGGAAATACAAACGATCGGCAACGGGAAGGTTGTCATCTACTTAAACGGAGACGAAATTAAAAAGCTTCCGGCTGCGCCGGGCGATATCACGCCGACGGAGGCCGCCGATATTTTGCGCCGCGCGCTCGGGGCGACGTATGACGAGAGCTGGGAGAGTGTCTATTTTGAGCTGTTTCCCGGCAGGGATTCGCTTTTGCTGTTTGCCCTGCGGCATGCCAACTGCCCTTTTTACTTCACGTTTTCAGGCATCGAGCCGCTCATTTCAGCCGCGAAATCCAGCCCGCCCGGGCTGATTTCATATCTGACAAATCTTGATGATACATACGTCCTCGTCGTCTATCCGTGGAGCGGCGACTATCCGCCCTTCGCGCTTTTTGAATACGGGCAGGCGCTCTCCCGCCCAGCTTTATTTGCCCTGCACTTGTCCGAGCACAGCAAAGTGCTTGCCGGCCCTGCCGCCTTGGACGAGCTGCGCGTAATCTTTTAAATTGTTGACACTTGTGCTATAATAGAGTCACGCAAGCGGATATCCGTTTCCCCGGAATGGTCCGACTCGGTCTGAAAGGTGGTCCGGCCATGTCGCCCAAGGCGCTCGGTTTCAAGCAGGTCGCGCAGAACAGAAAAGCGTATCACGATTATTTCATTCTCGAGACATTTGAGGCTGGCATCGAGCTTTTCGGGACGGAGGTCAAATCCATCCGGCAGGGCGCCGTGAATTTAAAGGACGCCTTCGCCTCCGTCAAGGACGGCGAACTTTTTGTCCGCGGCATGCACGTGAGCCCTTATGAAAAAGGCAACATTTTTAATAAGGACCCCATGCGCCCGCGGCGGCTTCTCATGCACAAGCGTGAGATCACGCGCCTGTACGGCAAAGTGAAGCAGGAGGGGCTCACACTCGTCCCCCTGTCCGTCTACTTCAAGGATTCCCGCGTTAAGGTTCAGCTCGGCCTATGCAAGGGCAAAAAGCTGCACGACAAGCGGGATACCGAAGCCGCGCGCGACGCTGACCGGGAAATGGACAGAACGATTAAGGAAAGGAACATGTAAAGCGTGGCAAATCCTATTGTAACGATTCAAATGGAAAACGGCGGCACCATCAAAGCCGAGCTCTACCCCGACATCGCACCGAATACCGTCAATAATTTTATTTCCCTCATCCAAAAAGGCTTTTACGACGGCCTCATTTTTCACCGCGTCATCCCCGGCTTCATGCTGCAGGGCGGCTGCCCGCTGGGGCAGGGCTATGGTAATCCCGGCTACAGCATCAAAGGCGAATTTAACGCCAACGGCTTTAAAAACGATTTGAAGCACAAGCGCGGCATTTTATCGATGGCCCGCTCGCAAAATCCGAATTCGGCCGGGAGCCAGTTCTTTATTATGCACAAGGATTCCCCACACCTCGACGGGCAGTATGCCGCGTTCGGTGCCGTCACCGACGGGCTCGATATTGTGGATGCCGTCGCCGCGGCGGAAACGGATTACAGCGACAGGCCGCTTCAGGAACAGCGCATGGCAAAGGTCACGGTTGATACGGCGGGCGTTGATTATCCCGAACCCGAAAAAGTTTAAAATTTATTAATCACTCAATATCAGCACTATTCTATAATAAGACTAGCCGGAACAATTCTATCGCAAGCCGGTAAAAGCCAGAACACCGCCCCGCAATGATAAGGGGCTGTACCGGTTTCGACGGGGGTGTGGCGGCAAAAATAGCGGGCGGAGGCGTCGCCCTCCTTAAAACGGCATTCTTTATAAATTAAAGAACAATAACGAAGCTTTACCGGTAGCCGCTTAAGGCTGCCCGTCCCCGCCGGAAGGTCCACGAGCCGGATGGGGGCGTGATTGAGTGGAGAACGTGTGTGCATTAAGCTTTGCGTGTACCATGAACAATGAAGCTACCAAGCTATGCTGCGTGACGGCTTGCGCCATAGTAAGGGAAAGGGGCCTCGGCCCGAAATAACCGTCTGCGCCCGGAGAAGTTTTTGTCAAAGTGCTTTCGGACGGGGGTTCAACTCCCCCCAGCTCCACCAAAAGAAAAACCACTATATCGCAAGATATGGTGGTTTTTTATTTATCGATTGCCTCTATATATTGCATTTCGAAATCTTCCAATGCCTGTAGATAGACATTTTGCTAGACATTGCGAAAAATCCATGCTAAGAAATGCAGCTAATAGCTGGACTATTGGGGTAATTGAAAGTAGATAGTGTAGATACTACACATACTTTTATAATTTAAACATAGCAACGTTCGAAACAAAGATAGATGTTATCGTTATTATTATAATAACCCTTATATTCACTGGAGTTGCTATAATAATAATAATCATTAGACAAATTTATAAAGACATACTTACCTGTTGAGGATTCCGTTAACCAACCGTACCCTAAATAACTTATTCCTCCATACAAGTCATTAAACAGAGTATTAAGCCGCCGTATGTCTGACGCCGGGTACTCCGTTGTTCCAAATGAAACTAGTCTTATTGTGTTATCGGACACCATCGCCGAGATTTCCCAGGTACAATTAAATAATTCAATATATTTCGAATATTTTGCTTCAGCATATCCTTTCATCCCGCATTTCATCCAACCTTCAAAGTCGAAGTTCTCTGATGAAACACCAATCAAATTTACTGTTATTTCACTCAATTTATTATAATTTTCAAGGAAAGAAACATTTCTCATCTTGTTTAAATTATTCCAGAATTCTCCAACAATTTGAGTTTCATTATTTTTGATGTCATCTTCGCTATTACCTTCTTGACTATTCGTAGCCGAGGGTTCAACAGAATCGCAACTATTAAATGAAGGCGTTTCTTCAACCGGTTGCTTGATCGTTACATTCGCAGATGTCGCAGGTGTTTCCGCTGCTAATGCAACGTCATGATATTCGGTCGTGGATGTATGTGCTTGATCACTTGATTGTGTGTTGTTTTGATTTGTTGTGTTGTTACAACCAGTAAAACAAATACAAATGATTACCAAAGCTAGAATAATGAATTTCTTCATATGTACCCTCCCGATTGGGATTGATGTTATTAATCATTAAACATTATATTACTTATTGTGGAAAACTCAACGGCTATTTTTCGTCTTGATACTTTTCCTAATTTGCAAGAAGACAAAAAGTGGCCAAAAGTGAACCAACATATCGGGGGTTCTCTAGGTAGACAATAGGTAGACATGACACTTGAATATAGCAAAAATTCATAGAAGAAAAAAAGTGACTGCAAGGGAAATGGAATAGTCAAAATCCCTGATGTCAAGGGACTTCAAGGGATATCGAGTGACAATAAGTGATATGTTGAACGATTGTTCAACTCCCCCCAGCTCCACCAAAAGGCCCCTATATCGCAAGATATAGGGGCTATTTATTTATTCTCTTTTTAATCTGGGCAATTTATTAAAATAACATTAACTTTTCAAAATTAATTTCGATAAACAATATATTAGCATATCCAACATACTCCTCTAAAGATTGAGGCAAAGATCGAGGCAAAGAGGCCTTTAGGAACCTGTTCATACAGGTACCTAAAGGCTTTTTATTATTGGAGGGTTTATGAACGACGTAAAATCTTTATCTAAACCTCAAAGCATAGAAATCCGAGAAATCATTGATCAGAAACGGGTTGTTGCATGTTTTCAGCAGATTGTATCCGTCAGCCGAAAAAAAGTCAGTGGCTTCGAGGGACTAATCCGTGGAATAAATCCAAATAGTAATGCGCTTGTTTCGCCCTTGGCGCTCTTTGAAGCTGCAAAGAACGAGAATGTCACATTAGAGCTTGATAGAGTTTGTCGAGAAAAAATTATCGAAGATTTCAGCAAAATCTATCAAAGCAATAAAAATATTCTTCTCTTTCTGAATTTCGATGCCTCAATTCTAAATGATACCGTGGGCTCTGATTATTTATTGAATCAGGTAATTCAAAATAATATCAATCCAAAAAACATCGTTATTGAAATTAGTGAAAGAAAAGTTAACGGAAATGCCGCGCTAAAGAAATTTGCCGATACTTATAGACAATACGGTTTTATGCTTGCTTTGGATGATGTCGGAACTGAATTTTCAAATATGGATAGGATTCTGCTGATTAAACCAGACATTATTAAAATTGACATATCTATTGTAAAAAACATTGAAAATGATTTTTACAAGCAAGGTGTTTTCAGGTCATTAGTTATTCTCTCCAACAAAATCGGAGCGATGATAGTTGCAGAAGGCGTTGAGAATGAAAACGAGGCAATTCAGGTGTTACGATTGGGCAGTCACATGATTCAGGGGTATTATTTTTCTGTTCCAGCGGAGCTAAAAGAGATGAGTACGGATATATATAACGGTAAAATTGATCTGTTAGGCAAACGGTTAAGTGATTATATGAGATTACAGTATTCAAAAGAGAAAAATACGAGCATAACTTTAAATAGAATTGTAAACAAGTCTGTAAAGAAGCTACTTAATGTATCCAGTTGTGATTTTGACACGATTCTCGAGGAGATCATAAAAGAAAATCCGTCAATGGAATGTGCTTATATCATGAATTATTCTGGTATCCAAATCAGTCAAACCGTCTGTTCAGATAATATTGTAAGCCCCAAAAATTTAATATTCTATTCAGCAACGCAAGGTACTGATCACTCAATGGAAAAATATTATTACCCGCTTATGAGCGCAAATCTCAAAAAACATATGACAGAACCTTATATTTCTCTGGCAACCGGTAATCTATGCATCACAATATCTTCTGTTTTTATTAACAGAGAGAACAACAAATATATTTTATGTGCGGATTTTATTACATTCGAAGATGGATACAATTTTGAATTGAAAGGGCCGATCGATGACATTCATACAAAATCAAAATTAGAAATATATCAGATTATCAATATGATGAGCGAAGAAATCAACAAAGACAAATTGACCGATGCATATAACAGGCGGTATATAGAAGAGAGACTCCTGTACGATATTTTAAAATCAGGAGCTGATCAACCTCTTTCTGTTTTACTCGTTGACATTGACTGCTTTAAAAAAATCAATGATATCTTTGGTCATTTGTGTGGTGATAATACATTAAAAGAATTTGTAGCTATTACTAAGAACTTTATTAGAAAAAATGAAGATTGGATAGCCCGATACGGCGGAGATGAATTTTTAATTGTTCTAAACGGCGCATCTAAACAAGTCGCACAAAGAGTAGCGGAAGGAATAAGACGAGCATCTGAAACGCATATTGTTTATTACAGAGATTCAAAAATTAATTTTACGGTAAGTATCGGAACCTACACATCCCAATCAAACAAAATGACGCCTGAAGAACTTATAGCGCTTGCAGATGAAAAACTATATCACGCTAAAAACAGTGGGAGAAACATTGCTGTCAGCTAAGCAAAATATCACAGGTGAAAAGCCGTGACAACAAGGGAAATGGCAAAGCCAAAAAACGAGACAGTAAGAGACAGTCCGGGAAGATGCGTGACTATAAGTGACATACCCTACGCCAGTTTAACTCCCCCAACTCCACCACGATAAAACCAGGTGAACTTGTTGAAAGTTTTCCTGGTTTTATTTTGTCCGTCTCAATTTTCTTTCTCAATGTTGAACGGTTGCGCGCGATATGTTACGATGACTTCAGTCCAAAAATATAAACCATTCATCGAACGGAGGGCCAGACAGATTGAATGCGGCAATAAGTACCGAGATTCTCAAAAGGATGGCGCATGTTAATCAGGATTTTGGTGACTGCCGGGATGTCCTCATAGCGCTTGGGGACGAGACAAGACAACTCATCATCATCACGCTTATGGATATCGAATGCGGGCAGCCCGGCAAACGTGTTCTTGAAATATCTAAGAGTACGCATTTGTCGCGGCCTGCGGTCTCACATCATCTGAAAATTCTCAAGGATGCCGGGATCATCGGCGTTCATCGTCTAGGAACTATGAATTACTATTTTTTGGACCCTCGATCCAAACTGTTTCTTCTCAAGCAGCTGATCGCGCATATCGAAGATGTGTTCAATGTACAACGAAATGGCTGATAAGCAGCGCCACCGAGGAGAACTGCTATGAAAAAACTAACCCGTTTTTTATTGTTTGTGCTGCTCTTTTCAGTCCCGCTGTGGCTAGCGGCCATCCTGCTGGATATGACAAAAATAATACCGGTCAAGCTTCCATTCAGCGCTCTGCAGTTTCTATCAGTCTTGTTGGCAGCAATAATCGTGATGCGCAAAGAAAAATCAACACGGAAGCTTTTATCACAAGGAATCGATTTCTACCGAATAAAGCAGCCCGTATGGCGCGTTGTCATTTTTGTCTTGATGCCCGTCATTGTCACAGCTTCCTTCTTTGTTTCGCGCATATTTGCTCAGTCGGCCGACATTCAGATGACGCCGATTTACATTGCGCCTATTTTCCTCCTGATCTATGGCTTTAGTGGGTATTGTGAACAAATTGGCTGGACGGCAGTCATGACCGAAACACTGCTGGAACGCCGCAGCATTTTGCTCTCAGGATTGCTTGTCGGAATCACTTGGGCAATTTGGCATATCATCCCTTTTATGCAGACGCACAATACAGCCTCATGGATTTTCTGGCAATGCATCTTCACCGTTATCTACCGCGTAATGCTGACAAAAGTCTATATTTTGACTAATCGCAGTGTCTTTAGTGCGGTGGCAATGCATGCAACCTATAACACCGCGTTTTCGCTGTTGCCTTACTATGGTTCGTCGTATCATCCGGCGTCAACAGCGCTTGTAACGCTTATTGCAACAGTATTAATCTATGTACTTCCAGTTCAAAATGGTAAGGAATCGGATTTGTTGCCCAGCAACTAGAAACTGAAATATCAATAGAATACTGAAATGCAAGTTATCACACGGAAGCGACTGTCCCCGCAAACCCTCCAACAATGCAAATTTAGTTCGTATAAGGGTTAAGTCAGCCTACCAAAAAGAACCACCCTAAAGGGTCAGCACAAGAAGTATTGATCTTCCCGTTGGTACCAGCTGTTTTCACGTCTACCTTACAGTAAGACATCAAGTAGTTCCTTATTCAATTCCGATAAGCAAGTCCGTTCCTTCAATCTTAACGGGGTATACATGTAGATCATGCACCTTTGCCTTGAAAAATAACAATTTGCCGTTTTGAAGCACCTTTCCTGTCGTAACGTCAAAGATAGACCCGTGTCTGGGGCAGATAATTTGACTGCCATCGAGGTTCCCATCATAGAGCGACCCTCCCATATGCGGGCAAGTGTTGTCAATCGCATAATATGAGTTCTGAATATTTGTCAAAAGGATTTCTTTGCCTCCTAAAGATATTTTCTTCTTATTTCCTGCTGTCAAATCGGTCGTATGGGCTACCTTTACAAAATTCATGTGATACCCTCCTTTTATAATCTGTCCCAAATTTAAGGGCTTGTCTGAATGTGAGTATACAACTTTTATGCAGATAAGTAAAAGGCTCCGCTTCGATATAATTGCAGCTTGAGCAGGAGATTAAATAGCCTTGTCATGCAATTTCGATACTTATAATTATTTATTAAACTATATACAAACGGTTAGAATTAGTATAGACTGATACCGTACGAGTTAAGAATACCCATCATATATTTGCATATCAGGGTGGAACGCTCTTTGTGGGTGCTCCGCCCTTTTATCACGAAAAACAAACGATAACTGCCGTTGGCCTGCTTTGCAGCAGGGCGGCGATTAAGGGGAAAACAACTTTAAATGTCCTTTCAAAACCTGAAAATTACAGAACCCATTTTACAAGCTTTAGTCAAGCAGGGCTACACAATGCCCACGCCGATTCAGGAAGCGGCTATCCCGCCGCTGCTCGAAGGCCGAGACCTGCTCGGCTGCGCCCAGACCGGGACGGGCAAAACAGCCGCCTTTGCCATTCCGATTATTCAGCGGCTGTCTCTGGAAAAGAGCGCCGTTAAAGGCCCACGGCATATCAAAGCACTGATCTTGACGCCGACGAGAGAGCTCGCCGTTCAGATTGACAACAGCTTTTCGGCTTACGGGCGCTTTGCCGGGCTGAAGCACACCGTTATTTATGGCGGCGTTTCACAAAATCCGCAAATCCAGACACTCCAATTCGGCGTTGACGTTCTTGTTGCCACACCGGGGCGGCTTATTGATCTGATGAACCAAAAATTTGTCGATCTGAGCCATATCGGCTATTTCGTTCTCGACGAAGCCGACCGTATGCTGGACATGGGGTTTCTGCGCGATCTCGAAAAAATCATCCCTGTGCTGCCCACCAATAGGCAGACTATGCTCTTTTCCGCGACAATGCCGCCGGAAATTGAGGCGCTGACGAAAACGATTCTCAAAGACCCTGTCAAGGTGGCGGTAGCGCCTGTATCATCAACAAGCAACGACATCGAGCAGGTCGTCTACCACGTCAACAAAACAAACAAAACCAAGCTGCTGATTCACCTTCTCAAAGATTCTGAAATCGTGTCGGCACTTGTGTTTACGCGGACAAAACACGGTGCCAATCAGCTGACGGAAGCGCTTCGGGCTGCCGGAGAATCGTGCGAGGTCATTCACGCCAACAAGTCTCAGTCCATCCGGCTGCGCGCGTTGGAAAAATTCAAATCCGGCAAGGCTCGTGTTTTGGTCGCGACGGATATTGTTGCCAGGGGCATTGATATTGCGGAATTATCGCACGTTATTAATTTCAATATCCCGGAGTCACCGGAGGATTACGTGCACAGGATCGGCCGCACCGGCAGGGCCGGGCTGACAGGGACGGCTATCTCTTTTTGCGACAGCCTTGAAAAACGGTCCTTGGCCAGTATTGAAAAACTTATCGGGAAAACGATACCGGTCGTCGCCGAGCATCCGTTTCCGCTCGATGAAACAAAAGAATCCGAACTATTCAGGGCAACAGAAAGAACGCAAGCTCATAAAAGATGGCAGCATCATAACGCACGCAGTAAAGGTGGCTCGCGATCTGCTTCCCGGCCGTATAAAGCCAAATAGTAATAATCAGAATTTGAGGTGTCATGATGGAGTGGGGCATTGTTGTTGACAGCTGTTGCGATATTATCCCCGAGATTTGTGATGATGTTAAACTTGTATCCGTTCCGTTAACGATTAATCTGGGCGACAGGAGCTTTTCAGACAACGAAGAGCTGGACATGCCGAGTTTTCTTGAAGATATAAAAGATTATCAGGGGAAAATCGGCACAGCAGCGCCGGCTCCGCTCTTGTTCAAGGATGCCTTCGTTAAATCCTGCAAAGCATTTGCCGTAACGCTTTCAAGCAATTTGTCCGGCTCTTATGCCAGTTCGCTTGTCGGGCAAGAGCTGGCGCAGGAAGAGGGCGCAGAAGTCCATGTCTTCGACTCAAAAAGTGCCTCAGCCGGGGAGGTTTTAATCAGCTTGAAAATTGGCGAGATGATCCGCGCGGGAGTCTCCAAACAGACAATCATCGAAAAAATAGACGCCTTTATTCAGCAGATGAAAACCTATTTTGTTTTGGAGAATATCGATACGCTGCTTAAAAACGGGAGGATCGGAAAAATAACAGGAAAAATTATTACGGCATTAAATATTAAGCCGATTATGGGATCGGATGGCAACGGCAATATTGCTCTTTTCTCTCATGCGCGCGGCGAAAAACAGACCATCGAAAAGCTATCCGATATGATCAGGCTGTCCGGTCGGGATATGACGGGTGAATGCATGGTCATCGCGCACTGCAACAACATTACACTTGCCGAAAAATTAAAAGGAGCCATCCAGCAGAGGCATTCCTTTAAAGACATTCTGATCGTGCCGACGCGGGGAATCAGCTCCGTATACGCCAACGACAAGGGTTTGGTGCTGGCGTTTTAGCCGAGACCGCATTTCCCTTTTCAATCTTTTATTAAACGACTGTCAAGGTGGCCAAGAAATGTCCTATATCGTTGATTTTAACACCGTCTCAACAATCGGCTTGGCGTCTTCGCCGGTGGCGGCGGCTCTGGCCGGTTTGCGCGCAAATGAAGCCCGTTATCTCATGAATAAATTCAAGCATGCCTTTACTGTAGAACCGGCGGATGAAAGCCAGGCAACGATCGATTATATCAGCACGATATTAAAAAAAGAGCGTGATATTGTCTTTACAGCCAAGCCTTTGGAAACGTCGCGTTTTCAAGCGGAAAACATCCGCTTTGCCTATGTTTATTATGAGGACGGGCTTGGCGTTAACGTCATGTACGCGGTTGACGACCCGAAGAAGCGGGCCGTCGGCTTTAAACTGTCCGAGGGAATGGCGGTTCCGAAGGCGCTGGAGGGCAAGTTTAAGTTTGCCAGTCAGAAGTCAACGCTCGCTGGAACAATCCGTGGCTCGTTTTTTGTCATCAAAGGTGAATATTAAAGCCCTGCTGCTGAAATCCAAAGCTTTGACGATATACCCGGGCCGACAAGCACACCTTGTCGGCCCGGGTATTTTAAGCGTCTTTTATAAACTTCTATCATCATAATCAGTCCCAGCAAAAGGCCTGATGATATCATTGGTCATGCAGCATTTGACTGTTAAGCCTGCTTCCCCATACTCCACTGCTTATACCCCAAGATCAGCTTGTCGGCGACCTCCTGTGCATCTTTGAGATGCTGCGCATCATCGGGATTGCCGAGAATCGTGCCGTCTGATAGGATAACCGTTCCGTCATAGCCGCCGAACAGATTGCGGCCCATAAAGTTCTTTGAATAGTCGTTTTCGTCGAGGCCTAATAAGAATGCCAGCGTCGGCAGCATATCAACCTGACCACCGATTTTATCGATTTTGGCGCCTTCAAGCCCGGGCATATATATGATATACGGGATTCGCTTCTGATTGTCCGGCAGGCTTGACGCGCAGTATTTATGCACGCCCTCATGATCCCCGTATATAACGACAGCCGTGTTTTTTAATAAGCCCTTGTCATCGAGCTCTTTGATAAAATCACCAATGCACCGGTCGGTGTAATGGATACTCTGCAGATACTTCGTGTCGTCATTATTTTCTTTGAACGTGAGCGTTTGATCCGGCGCTTCAATCGTAAAAGGGACGTGTGACGTGATGGTGATGGCGAACAGGAGATATGGATTTTTGAGCCCCTCAATCTCCTTAACGGATTGCGTGAAAAGCGACGCGTCGAGAATACCAAGCCCGGTACTTTCTTTATTGTCGAAATGATCTTCGCTGATGTAATCATCGAAACCCAGATTGGGGTAGGCAACGTCCCTGTTCCAAAAGGTTTTGACGTCGCCATGTATGGCGACAGCCGTATAGCCCTCGTTCTTAACGAGCTTTTCAAGCGACTGATAGGGGTTTGTCCCATACCGGACAAATGCGCTGCCTATTTTGACGGGATAGAGCGATGCGTTGAAGAGCAGCTCGGCATCAGAGCTGTTGCCGTCCCTCGACTGCTCGTGAATATTGCTGAAATACAGGCTGTCATCCAATAAGGCGTTCAAGTTCGGCGTAATCTCCTGCCCTTCAAACGATGCGTCAATCACAAAGTTCTCAAGTGATTCAACTTGAATAACGATGATGTTTTTCCCTTCCAATAGACCGCGCAGGTTTTCATATTGCGGGTCCGCCGCCATGTATTTTTGGTTGTCTTCAAACCAATTGTCAATAAACGCCCTGTCCTCATCATTGAGTGTATACGCCTTTTCCACGCCGTAATTATAAATGTTATACATAAAGTCTCCCAGCGGGGACATATAGCGCGGATATTCATCGACA belongs to Oscillospiraceae bacterium CM and includes:
- a CDS encoding energy-coupling factor transporter ATPase — protein: MKTSYTEHIIKTEKLSYAYQQQESATPKIVLDGIDLAIEKGTFVAILGHNGSGKTTLAKHFNAILLPMGGHVYVGGLDTCDEERLLDIRRCVGMVFQNPDNQIVANVVEEDVAFAPENLGHPPVEIRRRVDEALKTVGMYEYKTHAPHLLSGGQKQRIAIAGVLAMEPKCIVFDEPTAMLDPKGRESIVRIIKKLRDEHRVTIVLITHHMEETIDADRLVVMSDGRILMDGTPRDVFQNVDALRRTGLDVPETVSLLYELRQNGFDVRLDALGVDDCAQEIFRALGH
- a CDS encoding class I SAM-dependent methyltransferase, giving the protein MWLSDKWTDYELLDCSGGEKLERWGSFLLVRPDPQAIWDTPKCHPGWKKPDARYARSSSGGGRWEKSSLPESWQISYDDLKFNIKPMSFKHTGLFPEQAANWDFIRDKIGGSTKKISVLNLFAYTGGATVAALAAGAAVCHVDAARGMVSWARENARTSGLDGGSVRWIIDDCVKFLEREIRRGRRYDALIMDPPSYGRGPSGEVWKLEDDLFPLVQLTADVLSDDALFVLINSYTTGLSPATLTYMAETVYTKRFGGRAESRELGLPVTESGLVLPCGATCRWER
- the smpB gene encoding SsrA-binding protein SmpB, with the translated sequence MSPKALGFKQVAQNRKAYHDYFILETFEAGIELFGTEVKSIRQGAVNLKDAFASVKDGELFVRGMHVSPYEKGNIFNKDPMRPRRLLMHKREITRLYGKVKQEGLTLVPLSVYFKDSRVKVQLGLCKGKKLHDKRDTEAARDADREMDRTIKERNM
- a CDS encoding peptidylprolyl isomerase produces the protein MANPIVTIQMENGGTIKAELYPDIAPNTVNNFISLIQKGFYDGLIFHRVIPGFMLQGGCPLGQGYGNPGYSIKGEFNANGFKNDLKHKRGILSMARSQNPNSAGSQFFIMHKDSPHLDGQYAAFGAVTDGLDIVDAVAAAETDYSDRPLQEQRMAKVTVDTAGVDYPEPEKV
- a CDS encoding GGDEF domain-containing protein, with the protein product MNDVKSLSKPQSIEIREIIDQKRVVACFQQIVSVSRKKVSGFEGLIRGINPNSNALVSPLALFEAAKNENVTLELDRVCREKIIEDFSKIYQSNKNILLFLNFDASILNDTVGSDYLLNQVIQNNINPKNIVIEISERKVNGNAALKKFADTYRQYGFMLALDDVGTEFSNMDRILLIKPDIIKIDISIVKNIENDFYKQGVFRSLVILSNKIGAMIVAEGVENENEAIQVLRLGSHMIQGYYFSVPAELKEMSTDIYNGKIDLLGKRLSDYMRLQYSKEKNTSITLNRIVNKSVKKLLNVSSCDFDTILEEIIKENPSMECAYIMNYSGIQISQTVCSDNIVSPKNLIFYSATQGTDHSMEKYYYPLMSANLKKHMTEPYISLATGNLCITISSVFINRENNKYILCADFITFEDGYNFELKGPIDDIHTKSKLEIYQIINMMSEEINKDKLTDAYNRRYIEERLLYDILKSGADQPLSVLLVDIDCFKKINDIFGHLCGDNTLKEFVAITKNFIRKNEDWIARYGGDEFLIVLNGASKQVAQRVAEGIRRASETHIVYYRDSKINFTVSIGTYTSQSNKMTPEELIALADEKLYHAKNSGRNIAVS
- a CDS encoding winged helix-turn-helix transcriptional regulator, with translation MAHVNQDFGDCRDVLIALGDETRQLIIITLMDIECGQPGKRVLEISKSTHLSRPAVSHHLKILKDAGIIGVHRLGTMNYYFLDPRSKLFLLKQLIAHIEDVFNVQRNG
- a CDS encoding CPBP family intramembrane metalloprotease, which produces MKKLTRFLLFVLLFSVPLWLAAILLDMTKIIPVKLPFSALQFLSVLLAAIIVMRKEKSTRKLLSQGIDFYRIKQPVWRVVIFVLMPVIVTASFFVSRIFAQSADIQMTPIYIAPIFLLIYGFSGYCEQIGWTAVMTETLLERRSILLSGLLVGITWAIWHIIPFMQTHNTASWIFWQCIFTVIYRVMLTKVYILTNRSVFSAVAMHATYNTAFSLLPYYGSSYHPASTALVTLIATVLIYVLPVQNGKESDLLPSN
- a CDS encoding Rieske 2Fe-2S domain-containing protein, which encodes MNFVKVAHTTDLTAGNKKKISLGGKEILLTNIQNSYYAIDNTCPHMGGSLYDGNLDGSQIICPRHGSIFDVTTGKVLQNGKLLFFKAKVHDLHVYPVKIEGTDLLIGIE